A window of Micromonospora eburnea genomic DNA:
CGTCCGGCGGATCGCCGCGTCCGGCATCCAGAACGGCGCGATCATGAGCAGCCCGCCGGGCGCCAGATGCCCGGCCAGGACCCGCAGCACCGCGCGGTAGCTGGCGAGCGAATACCGGGCCAGCGCGTCGTGCAGGCAGGTGACGACGTCGTAGCGGCGGCCCAGGGCCAGTTCCGGCAGACCCGTCTCGTGGATCGTGGTGCCCGGCAGCGCGTGCCGGGCGGCGGCCGCCATCGCGGCGTCGACGGCGACCCCCTCGGCGACCGCGAGGTGCGGGCCCAGGTGCCGCAGATGGTCGCCCGCGCCGCACGCCACGTCGAGCAGGGACGTGGCGTGCGGGCGGCGGGCCCGGATGATGCGCAGCAGCGCGCCGGCCTCGGTGGCGGGGTCGCGGCTGTCGTCGGCGTGGAGCAGGTCGTAGAACGTGGACTGTGCCTCGGCGGGCATCGTCACCTCCGGTCGGGGTCGGCCCGGTACGACGTCGGCTTGCCGCCCGCACCGGATCGTCGTCGTGTCGCCCGGCGGCGCGGGCGTTGTCGGCGTTGCCGCGCCGCTCGGGCGGGCGTCTTCGGCGTTGCCGGGTCAGGCGGGCAGCGCGCGGTCCAGGGTGTCGCGGTATTCGGCCACCAGCGCGGCCACCGTGTCGGCGCGGAACTGGTCGCGGCGGTAGCCGACGCTGCCGACGATCCCGCCCGCCGCGTCGAACTCGACCGCCCACAGCGCGCCGTCGGGGATCTGCGAGCCGTGCTCCTGCGAGCGCAGCCGCCGCCGCATCGCCCGGTACGTGAGGTCACCGACGCGCTGGCCGACCGCCATGTACGGGGACTGGACCAGTTGGAACACGCACGAGGCGTGCTCCTCCCCTGCCGCCGCGGCCATCAGTTCGGGCGCCACACCGAGCAGGTCCACGAACGGGATCTCGTGCCGGTACGCCGCCAGGCACGCGTCCCGGACCCGGTCGACCAGGTCGGCGAAGCCGCCCGCTCCCCCGGTCCGGACCCGCAACGGCAGCAGGTTGAAGAACGAGCCGACCATGTCGAGCGTCCACGCCGGACGGCGTCCGGGCGTGAAGGTCGGCATGACCACCTCGTCGAGCCCGGCGGCGTCGGCGAGCTGCCGCACGTACGCCGCGGCCATGACCATGAAGGGCGTGCAGCGCCGGCTGGTGGCGTACGCCTGCACGCGCCGGCGCAGGTCGTCGTCGTGGTGGAACCGGTGCCAGGCGGTGCCGTCGGGCCGCTGCGCGCCGCGCGGCCGGTCCATCCGGATCGGCGTGACCGCCGCTCCGCGCAGCCGCTCCGCCCAGTACGCGCGGGCGGCGGCGACGGCGGGGGTGTCCGCCGTCGCGCGTTGCCAGCGCACGTACTCCCGGTACTGGCGTACCGGGGGCAGCTCCGGTGACCGCCCGGCGCGGCGGGCGGCGTAGCAGAGCGCCAGGTCCCGCAGCACCACCTGGATCGACCAGCCGTCGACGCCGGTGTGGTGGGCGGCGAGCACGAGCACCGCGTCGTCGGCGTCGAACCGGCCGAGCAGCGCCCGCAGGGTCGGGTTGTCGTCCATCGGCACCGGCCGGGACTCCATCTCGTTGAGCAGGATCTCCGCGTGCCGCTCCCGCTCGGCCGGGACGAGGGGCAGGTCCTCCACGTCGAGGCGGGGCGGCCGGGGCGGCCGGACCCGCTGGTGGACGTTCCCGGGTTCCCGGACGATCGAGGTCCGCAGTGCCTCGTGCCGCTCGACCACGTCGGCGAGCGCGGCCCGCAGCACCTCGACGTCGAGCGGGCCGCTGACCCGCCAGCCGCCGACGATGGTGTAGCGCGGGCCGAACGGTCCCGCGTCGTTCCCGCCGTCGACCATGCGGAGGAAGTCCTGTTGCCGGGAGAGCGCGAAGGGCTCGTCCGGCCCGGACGGCGGCTCGGGCGGGTGGTCGCCGGCGGTCGTCACGTCGTCCGGCAGCGTCCACAGCGACGTCGCCGGACCACGCCCGTCCCGCGTCATGCCGCCGGCCCCCGCGCTGCCGCCCCGGGGCCGGGGCCACCGGCTCCGGCCGGCGCCACCGCATCCCGTCGGCGGACGGGACGAGGCCGCCGGGCCGGATGGGGCGGTGCTCGTCGACGTTGCCGCCCAGCGCCGCCTGGGTCTGGACGCGGACCC
This region includes:
- a CDS encoding class I SAM-dependent methyltransferase, giving the protein MPAEAQSTFYDLLHADDSRDPATEAGALLRIIRARRPHATSLLDVACGAGDHLRHLGPHLAVAEGVAVDAAMAAAARHALPGTTIHETGLPELALGRRYDVVTCLHDALARYSLASYRAVLRVLAGHLAPGGLLMIAPFWMPDAAIRRTASEALTRGDDGRTVTRIARGAPRDGAHRVEQHALVADGDGVHHVADTRVLRAFGRREHLSALAAAGCAADFLPTGLAGRPLLVGVRRAAA
- a CDS encoding condensation domain-containing protein — protein: MTRDGRGPATSLWTLPDDVTTAGDHPPEPPSGPDEPFALSRQQDFLRMVDGGNDAGPFGPRYTIVGGWRVSGPLDVEVLRAALADVVERHEALRTSIVREPGNVHQRVRPPRPPRLDVEDLPLVPAERERHAEILLNEMESRPVPMDDNPTLRALLGRFDADDAVLVLAAHHTGVDGWSIQVVLRDLALCYAARRAGRSPELPPVRQYREYVRWQRATADTPAVAAARAYWAERLRGAAVTPIRMDRPRGAQRPDGTAWHRFHHDDDLRRRVQAYATSRRCTPFMVMAAAYVRQLADAAGLDEVVMPTFTPGRRPAWTLDMVGSFFNLLPLRVRTGGAGGFADLVDRVRDACLAAYRHEIPFVDLLGVAPELMAAAAGEEHASCVFQLVQSPYMAVGQRVGDLTYRAMRRRLRSQEHGSQIPDGALWAVEFDAAGGIVGSVGYRRDQFRADTVAALVAEYRDTLDRALPA